A window of Cervus elaphus chromosome 23, mCerEla1.1, whole genome shotgun sequence genomic DNA:
ggatgagggagtggcaacccactccagtattcttgccccgagaatcccatggacagaggagcctggtgggctacagtccttggggtcacaaagagtcagacatgactaaagtaacAGCATAGCATGCATGCTTCCTTTCAAAGTGTTCCTTTGCAAACTTTTCCAGTAAAGTTTTGCTGTTAAGACAGTCAAGCCAAGGGGACTGGGTTACAGAGTTCTGCAAATCTCTTAAGCAAAGGCGCCAAAAGTGGCATTTCGCTCGAGCCTGAGTGCTAAGGCCATCCTGGCAGAAGCCAAGTGTGAGCCTCCAGAGCTGGCTGACCTTTGCAGCCAGAAGGCCTGCCTGCTGACCCTCGGTTATATCAGCTCTCCCCGGGCTGCCTCTGGAGAGCAGTTCTCTAAATGTAAGCCCTCAGCCCAGGAccaaggtatttttattttattttattttattttaaccctgggcataatttattttttgcatagGCATAAATTAGAATCTggagataaaaaaaattaagaaccaaTAGTGCAGCATTTGTTACAGGAGAGCGCAAACAAAACCTGGCTACCTGGAGGCAGGGGCCGGTGCTGGAACAGCACAGCGGGTCTGTGGGGCCTCACCTTTGTTCCAGCCCCATCCTCTAGGAACTCTTCCAAGGGCACCCACCTATGCAGTAgcccttcctgccccctccccacaggccAGAATGAACCACAGAGTAAGAACCCAGTCAGTGCCCCCAGGCCCCTCTTGGCAGCCTGGTTACAAGGAACTGAATTCACCCAAGGCCCCACAGAACGGGGCTAGAAATCAAGCCCTTAGCttctcagttaaaaaaacaagaccttgaaaaatatttacacaATAGAGCAGGGCCTGCCGGGTCCAAAAGCTCCCACCTCAGCACCCCCTCCttaaccacccccccacccccacccgtgACTGCTCCCCATAGAAAATGAGTCAGAATAGAAACAATGAAGCAAGGGCTGAATGAGCCCCCAGGGATGGCTTAGGATCAGGGGCCtgatggggtggggcagggccgacagtctgcaccccaccccaccccggtgACACCCTGGATGTCACTCTCATCGTGTCACTGGGCCCAGGGAGCTCTGTGAACACTGCTGGCTGCCCCCAGAGGACAGGTCTGCACCTACACCCTGGGGGCACGTGGCAAGCTTGCTCTGGGGAACATGTAGGCCCGAGcgggagaggggagcagagagggCCCTGGGCCCAGCGTCAGGAAAGAGAAGACAACTGCTGTCCCCAGCAGAGGGGCTCCTATAGGCTCCCAGGAGCCAGACCCTCCAGGGTACAAGAAGGCCCTGGCCCACCCTGACCCAGGACAAGCAGTGTACAGAAGCCCTTCAGGAATGCTATGGGCAGCTGATGGCACTGGTCCTCTCCCAGGAGCTTCGTGACCAAGGTATTTTTAGCCAATCGTGTGATGGCCACGGCTCTGAGGCTATGGTCAGGGTGGGACCAGAGAACACTCCTGAACTGTGAGTCCCTGCTCTGGGCTGACTGGTTCCCATGGCTTCCCTCCCAACCCTTTCCCCAGAGCACACAGCTCTTCCTGACCAGTGTCAGGACAGACTTTGGCCCTAATGCCTGTAACACATCATCCCTTTATGGTTAACAGCACTGGGACACCGTTCCCCCCACTTGAAAGAATGTGGCATTATTGACAAAAGAGCCACTCACACTCAGACAAACTCCAAGAGCAAGGTGTCCAGCCTGGACAGAACAGAGACATCCTTGGACCCAGTTTCCTGAATCTTCAGCTCCCCTGGGCTCCCCACCTTCACCATTTGTACCATCCCTTTCACCCTCCATAATGGCATTTATCCcaatacactttctttttttttttttttttcattgcctcTTTGTTCAGGTCTTTATTCAAAATTAGCTGTCCAAAATGATTTGGCATTTACggaataaacaaatttaagtTTATGCAGCAGCCTTCTTTTCCTCTGAGGTGGGTTTCTTTTCTGTGGGCTTCTTCTCAGCTGCTGGTTTCTTGGTCCCTGCAGCCTTTTTCCCCACCACAGGCTTCTTCAGCTTCTTATCGCCAACagccttcttttctttgtttcccacCACAGGCTTCTTGCCCTCAACCCCCTTCTGATCTGATTTGGCTTCTAGTGCTGCTGCTACCTTATCCATATGGATTTTGTGGTTCTTGGCCTGTCGAAGAATGGTGTTCCGGCGCATGGTCTTTGCGTATGGGTTAAGCTTCAACATGATTCTCAGGTTTTTCAGTGGATTCTTCTTCAGGACTCTGCAATGAATCTTCTTGCGTGGTCCTCGGAGTGCTCTTTGGATTTCTGGGCTTTTCAAGATTCTGCTAAGGTCTGTATTGAGCATCTTGTGCATGGGGAGGTTGTAGTTACTCTTGAGGGAGGCTCCTTTACGCCAGGTGCCGTACAGCTCATCTAACTTTCGGAAAGCACTTTCAGTCCAAATGCAGAAACGTCCCACATGACCACCAGGAGCACGTTTCAAAATGTTCAGCTTGCTTACATTAAGCAGAGTAATTCCAGGGATGTTTCTGAAGGCCTTGATGATACCATTGTCTTCATTATAGATGATGCAGGGTCCCCTGCGCTGGATACGGCGACGGTTTCTCATTTTGCCTTTGCCAGCTCTCATTCGCTGAGAGGCATAAACCTTTTTGATATCATTCCAGGCCTTAAGTTTCTTCAGAAGCAAAACAGCCTCCTTGGTCTTCTTGTAGCCTTCAACTTTATCTTCAACAACCAAAGGAAGTTCAGGAACTTCCTCTATACGATGACCTTTAGATATGACCAGCGCTGGTAAGGCTGAGGCAGCCAGTGCAGAGCAGATGGCGTATCGCTTCTGCATTGTATTCACTCTGCGATGCCAATGTCGCCAGGTCTTGGTTGGTGCAAACATGCGGCCCCCACGACACATATTTCCAAAAGCACCCTGACCAGAACGGTGAGTCCCGCCACCTCGAACCCTGGGAATTCGAGCCACAGCTCTGTCGGTACCCCAAGACTCAGCACTGGTTTGATGACCTGCTAATTCACTGACAGCATAGGGCTGTCTGTTGTTTTTGCGCAAGTTGGTGTGAACAAAGTTAACAATATTGGGTCGAATGGGAGCCTTGAATACAGCAGGCAAAGTGACATTTTTGCCAGAGGACTCCCCCTTTTCAGAGTACACTGATATCAGTGGACGAGCACACGCCATGGCGGGGAGAGGAGAAGGCCACGCTCCTCTCAACCCGGCAGCTCCCACAGGAAAAGCCCAATACACTTTCTTAAGTGAAAGtattagctgctaagtcatgtccaactcttttgcaaccctgtggactatagcccaccaggctcctctgttcatggaatttctcaggcaagaatactggagtgggttgctattcccttctccaggggatcttcccaacccaaggatcaacttctttaccatctgaaccaccagggaagccctttcttaacCTGTGTCTTAACTTTAGCTACATTCCAAGCACTACCATATATAATATCATAGGTTTGACATGTTATtagttattttctcccatgccTAAAAggaacttttattaaaatttgtagAAAAAGAAACTCTCCTGTGTGCCTCTGATAAGCAGTAATAAACCAGTGGAGAGGAAATCACACTGCAAACATCACTGCACTGTAGCCCCCTTGGTTCACCCAGGGAAAATTATTTATCGCCAGGCCTTTGTACAAGTTATTTCCTCTGCCGTGTTCTCACTTTCTTTCCCcacccctctctctcttcctgacacatacacacacacacacacacacacacacacacacacccctcttgcCCTCCTGAATAATTGACACCTCCTCCAGGAGTCCATTTCCAAGGTACTAACCTCAGAGAATAGACATTCACCCCTCCACTAGCTTCTCCTCAGCCCTGGGTGGCCTGATAGTTTTATTACCTACTGTGCTTCGTGCTCTGGTGGCTCCTGGAAAAGACCCCTTTCTGTTAAGGGGTGATGAGGAGTGCAAGCTCTGGACTCAGCTCCCCTCCTTATTCACTTCcgagctgtgtggccttgggtgaGTTACTTGTTTTCCCCAAGTCTACCACTGTCGTCTACAAAGTGAGGTTGataacagaatgggagaaataatgTAGGCAAACGTTTAACACAGGCCTGGCACTTAATCAGTGCTCAGTAGATATTTGTGGAATGCAAGCGGTCTGTATACAGACTGAGCTTAAACAATATTCCACAGCCTATTTAAGAGCTCCTACATGTTTTTGAGAAATCATTGGCATCACCATGATCACCATTTGACAGGTTCCCAGACCAGGAGCCAGACTTCCTAAGTCAGATCCAGAACCTGTATGTGTGCAAGCCCTCAGTGTGTTGTCTTGTTTCAGAACTAGGCTGTTTCTTCAAAGGGACAGTGCTCAGCAGCTCAATGACGACTGACAGCCTGTAGATGGTTCCACAGATGCAGAGTCCCCAGGGCCACTCTCATTTTCCCATCACCCTCATACCCGATGCACCACTGCTTAACCTGGCCGTGAAGTTCTCTCTAGAGCTATGGCCACAGGCGGTAGATGTTAGTATTTGGAGACCATTCCATGGGAATGTGGTGCCCAAATAATAACTAATCTGTTCAGGACCCTAAAACTCCAAGTTTGTTAATGTTAtttatgatggtggtggtggagatggtgatggtggtaatagtgatgatgatggtgatggtggaggtgatggtgataatggaggtgatggtgatgatggaggtgatggtgatgatgaagagGGTGATGCTAATGACAGTGATATCAATGATTTCTTGAAAACCTGTAAGAGAAGGActattgttttcccctctttACAGACCAAGCAACAGGGGCTCAAAGTGTTGAATAAACTTAATCAGGCAGGAGGTGAATGATGGACTTGATGCCAAGCCCTGGCTTTCTCCCAAACCACAGCAGATGTTCTAAACACCTACCTCATGTCTTCTATTAATATATACAGTGTTTTCATCCCCTCTGGGGCACCAGGGTTGGAAACATGATTCTTTTGTTAGGGTTACATTCGAGTTCTCCATAATTCTACCATCTCAGAGTCTCAAGTTTAGTTCCTGACTAACAGACACAGGAATAGAAATCCATCTCATGGTGGTAGAGAGGTAATATGCTTTCAATATC
This region includes:
- the LOC122681934 gene encoding 60S ribosomal protein L4-like, whose amino-acid sequence is MACARPLISVYSEKGESSGKNVTLPAVFKAPIRPNIVNFVHTNLRKNNRQPYAVSELAGHQTSAESWGTDRAVARIPRVRGGGTHRSGQGAFGNMCRGGRMFAPTKTWRHWHRRVNTMQKRYAICSALAASALPALVISKGHRIEEVPELPLVVEDKVEGYKKTKEAVLLLKKLKAWNDIKKVYASQRMRAGKGKMRNRRRIQRRGPCIIYNEDNGIIKAFRNIPGITLLNVSKLNILKRAPGGHVGRFCIWTESAFRKLDELYGTWRKGASLKSNYNLPMHKMLNTDLSRILKSPEIQRALRGPRKKIHCRVLKKNPLKNLRIMLKLNPYAKTMRRNTILRQAKNHKIHMDKVAAALEAKSDQKGVEGKKPVVGNKEKKAVGDKKLKKPVVGKKAAGTKKPAAEKKPTEKKPTSEEKKAAA